The following are from one region of the Salicibibacter kimchii genome:
- a CDS encoding phosphotransferase family protein: MENLDTHKKIKRKKWLENLLGRDWELETAGGSTGEAFSARDGEQKLFLKCNSSPFLAVLSAEGIVPKLLWTKRLANGDVITAQRWVNGRKLKPMELKQPKVAALLGRIHRSTELLDLLKRIETQVKTPEVLLQQLCTYSFPTDQQSPVLYKAYDFLKARKSTVYYDGFVVCHCDMNHNNWIMDKEEGLFLVDWDGASVADPALDLSILLHWYVPKQGWTEWLEAYKLDLNDQLLSRMHWYIVWHTLEWILSKGIYEDSGYVQVWLRYLDALVENDDRRVAYLED; this comes from the coding sequence ATGGAAAATTTGGATACTCACAAAAAGATAAAAAGAAAAAAATGGCTAGAGAATCTTTTGGGAAGAGATTGGGAATTGGAAACAGCGGGCGGTTCTACCGGAGAAGCCTTTTCAGCCAGAGATGGCGAGCAAAAACTGTTTCTGAAATGCAATTCTTCCCCTTTTTTAGCTGTGCTTTCCGCAGAAGGAATCGTTCCGAAGCTGCTCTGGACGAAACGGCTCGCCAACGGAGATGTGATTACTGCCCAGAGATGGGTGAATGGGCGAAAATTAAAACCGATGGAATTGAAACAACCGAAGGTTGCTGCGCTTTTGGGGAGGATTCATCGATCAACGGAACTTCTTGATTTGTTAAAACGGATCGAAACCCAAGTGAAGACTCCGGAGGTTTTACTACAGCAGCTTTGTACATATTCGTTCCCTACGGACCAACAATCGCCCGTCCTATATAAGGCCTATGACTTCTTAAAAGCGAGAAAATCAACCGTTTACTACGATGGTTTTGTCGTCTGTCATTGTGACATGAACCATAACAATTGGATCATGGATAAAGAAGAAGGGCTGTTTCTTGTGGATTGGGACGGAGCTTCCGTTGCTGATCCTGCTTTGGATTTAAGCATTCTCCTTCATTGGTATGTACCGAAACAAGGTTGGACGGAATGGTTGGAAGCATACAAACTTGATTTGAACGATCAACTCCTAAGCAGAATGCATTGGTATATCGTCTGGCATACCCTTGAATGGATATTAAGTAAAGGCATTTATGAAGATAGCGGATATGTGCAGGTATGGCTTCGTTATTTAGATGCTTTAGTTGAAAATGATGATCGGCGGGTTGCATATTTGGAGGATTAA
- a CDS encoding putative polysaccharide biosynthesis protein, protein MSDTKLVRGTMLLTGATITSKLLGVLYIFPFTMLVGQQGNALYQYGYLPYTILLSLATLGVPMAVSKFVSKYNALEDYITGQRLFRSGIVVMTITGFIAFLALFLMAPVIAGWVLPSGGSSGNSHEEVVFTIRMVSFALLIIPGMAVFRGYFQGFQSMGPTAASQVVEQLARIIFILASAFIVLEIFGGSLGLAVGLATFGALIGGLGSLMVLLYFWKKRKAGIQEQIRESKKDHQLSLSSMYKELIVYALPLSFVGLAIPLFQAIDLFTFNDAMTDGYGANAGEAETAFGAFSRTTHALIMIPVAIATAMSVNLIPTITKANTNRDMESMHRLITKTFQIILFFTIPAAFGLTILATPAFASLYGLEDLGIGSMILSYYAPAAILFSVFAVTAAILQGMNRQKYAVIGLCIGLFFKLVLNYWMISSFGAVGGVAATIIGYTLAIGFNIWAVGKFAAYQYTQIGKHAAIILGITAIMAVSVYIVREGGMVVFDTTGQIGFVGILVFGVLIGMLLYFILSIRIGLAEKVLGDRFSFMRLRR, encoded by the coding sequence ATGTCGGATACAAAACTTGTTCGGGGAACGATGTTGCTTACCGGAGCAACAATAACATCGAAATTATTAGGCGTCCTATACATATTTCCTTTCACAATGCTTGTCGGGCAACAGGGAAATGCCCTCTATCAATATGGGTACTTGCCTTATACGATTCTATTAAGTTTGGCGACCCTCGGTGTTCCAATGGCGGTTTCCAAATTTGTTTCGAAATACAACGCCCTCGAGGATTATATTACGGGGCAACGCTTGTTCCGTTCCGGCATCGTTGTTATGACGATCACGGGATTTATCGCGTTTTTGGCTTTGTTTTTAATGGCTCCGGTCATTGCCGGTTGGGTGCTTCCCAGCGGAGGTTCGTCCGGAAACAGCCATGAAGAGGTTGTGTTCACAATCCGCATGGTTAGCTTCGCTTTGCTGATCATCCCTGGTATGGCCGTGTTCAGGGGTTATTTTCAAGGGTTTCAGTCCATGGGGCCGACTGCGGCTTCCCAAGTGGTTGAGCAACTTGCCCGGATTATTTTTATTCTTGCGTCAGCATTTATCGTCCTGGAAATTTTCGGCGGTTCATTGGGGCTCGCCGTTGGTTTGGCGACATTTGGGGCGTTGATCGGCGGATTGGGTTCCTTGATGGTGCTCTTATATTTTTGGAAAAAAAGAAAGGCAGGAATTCAAGAGCAAATTAGAGAAAGTAAAAAAGACCATCAGTTGTCGCTGTCGTCCATGTACAAAGAGCTTATTGTGTACGCGTTGCCCTTATCGTTCGTGGGGCTTGCGATCCCACTTTTTCAGGCCATTGATTTGTTCACCTTTAATGATGCAATGACCGATGGCTACGGTGCAAATGCCGGCGAAGCTGAAACGGCATTTGGTGCGTTTTCACGTACGACCCATGCATTAATTATGATTCCGGTAGCAATAGCAACAGCCATGTCGGTGAATCTCATTCCTACAATCACGAAGGCCAATACAAATCGAGATATGGAAAGCATGCACAGGCTTATTACGAAGACCTTCCAAATTATTCTTTTTTTCACCATCCCTGCAGCTTTCGGCCTGACCATTTTAGCGACACCAGCGTTTGCTTCCTTGTACGGACTTGAAGATTTGGGGATTGGGAGCATGATTTTGAGCTATTATGCTCCGGCGGCCATTTTGTTTTCGGTCTTCGCCGTTACGGCGGCAATTCTCCAAGGGATGAATCGGCAAAAATATGCGGTGATCGGCCTTTGCATTGGGCTTTTCTTTAAGCTTGTGCTCAATTATTGGATGATCAGCAGTTTTGGGGCTGTTGGCGGTGTAGCTGCTACCATCATCGGTTATACCTTGGCGATCGGATTTAACATATGGGCCGTTGGGAAATTTGCAGCTTATCAATATACGCAAATCGGAAAACATGCCGCGATCATTCTTGGCATAACGGCAATCATGGCCGTGTCGGTATATATCGTTCGTGAAGGGGGCATGGTCGTGTTCGATACGACCGGGCAGATTGGTTTTGTTGGTATATTAGTATTTGGCGTGCTGATCGGCATGCTTCTATACTTTATATTAAGCATTCGAATCGGCTTGGCGGAAAAAGTACTCGGCGATCGCTTTTCATTTATGAGGCTGAGAAGATAA
- the thpR gene encoding RNA 2',3'-cyclic phosphodiesterase encodes MMEDERTHYFLALPVPEEVQRSINELAKLRALQSFRSVTYIRDYHITLFFLGGVANKQLALLYKKLPVLMHQIPAFDVQLNQAGVFGKEEQPRVLFAGVKRAQPLLDLHAAVTRGCVEAGFNKEKRPFRPHVTIAKRGKHDEPFPLQKVIDQTNHWKDVQWRVKEVGLYAVRLGQLPRYELKANFPLKRP; translated from the coding sequence ATGATGGAAGATGAACGAACGCATTATTTCTTAGCGCTTCCCGTTCCGGAGGAAGTGCAACGAAGCATCAATGAGCTGGCCAAGTTACGTGCACTGCAATCTTTTAGATCTGTTACCTACATTCGTGACTACCATATTACGCTCTTTTTTCTTGGAGGTGTTGCTAATAAGCAACTGGCGCTTCTTTATAAAAAGTTACCGGTGCTGATGCACCAAATCCCTGCTTTCGATGTGCAATTGAATCAGGCCGGGGTGTTTGGCAAGGAGGAACAGCCGCGTGTGTTATTCGCCGGCGTCAAAAGAGCCCAACCGTTGCTTGACCTTCACGCTGCAGTAACGAGAGGATGTGTCGAAGCAGGTTTTAATAAAGAGAAACGACCGTTTCGTCCGCATGTTACAATCGCGAAACGAGGTAAACATGATGAACCATTTCCACTGCAAAAAGTCATTGATCAAACGAACCATTGGAAGGACGTACAGTGGCGAGTAAAAGAAGTCGGATTATATGCTGTCCGTTTGGGACAGTTGCCCCGTTATGAGCTTAAGGCCAACTTCCCGTTAAAGCGTCCATGA
- a CDS encoding pseudouridine synthase, whose translation MAEQWRIDKWLAAAGVGSRKDVKKFLRKKAVRVNGATITDPSVKINAWKAAVTVNGEKIDYDPGPVYLMMNKQKGRVSATADDRHRTVLDDIDQSVKKIELFPVGRLDKDTTGLLFLTTDGEWAHRLTTPRLGIEKEYEVLLDTEPPAEELQSLQEGMQLKDGTETKPAKVSEGAQEKNGFRLFITVTEGKYHQVKRMFGAIGHQVNELKRVRMSNVRLDERLGPGEYRSLTAKEFEAISYDLAQKSGKSS comes from the coding sequence ATGGCTGAACAATGGCGGATCGATAAATGGCTGGCAGCCGCCGGCGTTGGTTCCCGTAAAGATGTAAAAAAGTTTTTACGAAAAAAAGCAGTGCGGGTGAACGGCGCCACGATTACCGATCCAAGCGTGAAAATAAACGCGTGGAAAGCTGCTGTTACGGTAAATGGGGAGAAAATCGATTATGATCCAGGGCCCGTCTATTTGATGATGAATAAACAGAAGGGACGCGTGAGCGCTACGGCAGACGACCGGCATCGGACGGTACTTGATGATATCGACCAGTCGGTTAAAAAGATTGAATTGTTTCCTGTCGGTCGGCTGGATAAAGATACGACTGGCTTGTTATTTTTAACGACAGACGGGGAGTGGGCGCATCGCTTGACGACGCCTCGCTTGGGCATTGAGAAAGAATACGAGGTATTGTTGGATACAGAACCACCTGCCGAGGAGCTTCAATCATTACAAGAAGGAATGCAGCTGAAAGATGGAACGGAAACGAAGCCCGCGAAGGTTTCCGAAGGGGCGCAGGAAAAGAATGGATTCCGCCTCTTCATCACGGTTACGGAAGGGAAATATCACCAAGTAAAGCGGATGTTCGGAGCGATCGGCCACCAAGTGAACGAGCTTAAACGGGTACGTATGAGTAACGTGCGGTTGGATGAACGTTTGGGGCCGGGAGAATATCGATCCCTGACAGCCAAGGAATTCGAAGCGATTTCTTATGATTTGGCACAAAAAAGCGGAAAATCGTCATGA
- a CDS encoding DeoR family transcriptional regulator — protein sequence MQSSTDRMLTRIKSIYLFMSKEGRTVTTQELVDEFGTTQRTIQRDLNVLEYNNLVHSPSRGKWIAKRKKTQVS from the coding sequence TTGCAATCTTCAACCGACCGCATGCTCACCCGCATTAAGTCGATTTACTTGTTTATGAGTAAAGAAGGAAGAACGGTGACAACGCAAGAATTGGTTGATGAATTCGGCACTACTCAACGAACGATCCAGCGGGACCTAAACGTGCTGGAGTACAACAATCTCGTCCATAGCCCAAGCAGAGGAAAATGGATTGCTAAACGAAAAAAAACACAAGTCTCATAA
- a CDS encoding VOC family protein — translation MEVTDFPKGENEVIFSLYGVRFHMLDENPEFELIAPKPDNPQTIWFNIMVPDINGTFSKAMNAGCTELQPVTELTDFGVSNAIFNDPFGYQWMLHQIHKEVSFEERMRLFEEKREN, via the coding sequence GTGGAGGTTACAGATTTCCCCAAAGGTGAAAATGAGGTCATTTTTAGCCTATACGGGGTGCGTTTTCACATGCTGGATGAAAACCCTGAATTTGAGTTGATTGCACCAAAACCTGATAATCCTCAAACAATTTGGTTTAACATTATGGTGCCTGACATCAACGGAACTTTTTCCAAGGCAATGAATGCAGGATGTACTGAGCTTCAACCGGTGACTGAACTGACTGATTTCGGCGTGTCAAATGCCATATTCAACGATCCTTTCGGCTATCAATGGATGCTCCATCAAATACATAAAGAAGTGAGTTTTGAAGAACGCATGCGACTGTTTGAAGAAAAAAGGGAGAATTAA
- a CDS encoding BCCT family transporter → MNRQKRKKTIIDFSIFTPSLLIILAVSILFAMYTDESMALLDGIFNTIVDTFKWGYLWYALIILGIGLYLSFSKYGNVVLGDPLEKPRFSLFSYASMLIAMGVGATIMRTGMIHWSEGAIDPPFGLEAGSMEAILAGNSYSMFLWSFQTFAVFVMVAPAMAYILHVRKKPKMRISEACRVIFGDRFTDGLGGIVLDSLFMISILAGAAVTLGLGTPIVTYNLAELLNMEVTFPFTMIVTVIWVGFFTLSAYVGIEKGIKRLSTINMYLAGLLALFIIFVGPGLFIMDFFTDSVRYLISNYVNFSLYTHSMDLGGGTHIESHTVFWFAYNATWAMLHGVFAAVLSKGRTVKEMILTYLLAPTLLAWLATGILGGMSVHSYITGSVPVLDIVQEEGLEAAIPEILSSMPFATIVLIVFVIIATIFMITTLDSTTYTIASYTTSRDMSKQAPPKNVRIIVAAVITILALSLMNIGGLAPLEVLSGIMGIPIIVIQFLTVYAAIKMMDEDQAWKYNVRKD, encoded by the coding sequence ATGAACAGGCAAAAACGAAAAAAAACAATCATAGACTTTAGCATTTTCACCCCATCATTATTGATCATTTTAGCCGTCAGCATTCTTTTTGCCATGTACACCGATGAATCGATGGCATTACTGGATGGCATATTTAATACCATTGTGGACACGTTTAAATGGGGATACTTATGGTATGCCTTAATCATTTTAGGGATCGGTTTATACTTATCATTTTCTAAATACGGGAATGTTGTTTTAGGCGACCCCTTGGAAAAACCGAGGTTTTCATTGTTTTCGTATGCTTCGATGTTAATTGCCATGGGGGTTGGGGCTACGATTATGCGAACCGGTATGATTCATTGGAGCGAAGGAGCAATCGATCCTCCTTTCGGGCTTGAAGCGGGCTCCATGGAAGCGATCCTCGCCGGGAATTCATACAGTATGTTTTTATGGAGCTTCCAAACCTTTGCCGTCTTCGTCATGGTCGCGCCTGCCATGGCTTATATCCTGCATGTGCGAAAAAAACCGAAAATGCGTATTTCTGAAGCCTGCCGTGTCATCTTCGGCGATCGGTTTACAGATGGTTTAGGCGGCATTGTCTTGGACTCGCTTTTTATGATCAGTATTCTTGCAGGTGCTGCTGTAACGCTGGGACTTGGAACACCGATCGTCACCTATAATTTAGCCGAATTGCTAAATATGGAAGTCACGTTTCCTTTTACGATGATTGTCACTGTTATTTGGGTGGGCTTTTTTACCCTCAGTGCTTATGTCGGCATCGAAAAAGGCATTAAACGATTAAGTACGATAAATATGTACCTTGCCGGTCTATTGGCATTATTTATCATCTTTGTAGGGCCCGGTTTATTCATTATGGATTTTTTCACAGACTCCGTCCGTTATCTTATCTCTAATTATGTGAATTTCTCGCTTTACACGCATTCGATGGACTTGGGAGGCGGCACCCATATTGAAAGCCATACCGTCTTTTGGTTTGCTTATAACGCTACATGGGCGATGCTGCACGGGGTATTTGCGGCGGTCCTTTCAAAAGGCAGAACCGTCAAAGAAATGATCTTGACTTATTTATTGGCGCCGACGCTACTTGCATGGTTAGCGACAGGTATTCTCGGTGGTATGAGTGTGCATAGCTACATCACCGGCTCCGTGCCTGTCTTGGATATTGTGCAAGAAGAAGGTTTGGAAGCAGCCATTCCCGAAATTTTATCCTCCATGCCTTTCGCGACAATTGTTCTCATTGTCTTTGTGATTATCGCGACGATTTTCATGATAACGACTCTCGATTCAACAACCTATACGATTGCTTCCTACACGACGAGTCGGGACATGAGTAAACAAGCGCCGCCAAAAAATGTAAGAATCATTGTGGCAGCCGTCATTACCATTCTTGCTTTATCACTGATGAACATTGGAGGGCTGGCTCCGTTGGAAGTGCTTTCCGGCATTATGGGAATACCGATCATCGTTATCCAATTCCTCACCGTTTACGCAGCAATTAAAATGATGGATGAGGATCAAGCGTGGAAATATAACGTGAGAAAAGATTAA
- the cysK gene encoding cysteine synthase A — MSVYTNVSALVGDTPLVRLNRITDRRGADVYLKLEFQNPSGSVKDRAAREMIVQAEESGKLNDDTTIIEPTSGNTGIGLAMNAAAKGYTCILTMPDTMSLERINILKAYGAKVVLTPGDKKMPGAIDKAHELAEEIPDSFIPMQFENEANPDAHRKSTALEIKEAVDTIGRPLKGFVAASGTGGTITGTGETLRSHYSDLTIHVVEPKGSPVLSGGKPGPHKLVGTSPGFVPSILNEGIYNQIDAINDENAYETVHALAREEGILVGPSSGAACFSALELAKQFQPGEIVVAIACDTGERYLSTDLFEK; from the coding sequence ATGTCTGTATATACAAATGTCTCAGCACTCGTCGGCGATACACCTTTGGTACGTTTAAACCGTATCACGGATCGCCGGGGAGCAGATGTTTACTTAAAACTGGAATTCCAAAACCCGAGCGGAAGTGTTAAAGATAGAGCTGCACGGGAAATGATCGTTCAAGCGGAAGAAAGCGGCAAGTTGAATGATGATACAACTATTATTGAACCAACTTCCGGCAATACAGGCATTGGACTAGCGATGAATGCCGCTGCTAAAGGATATACTTGCATTTTGACGATGCCCGATACCATGTCCCTCGAGCGCATTAATATCCTTAAAGCCTATGGCGCTAAAGTTGTTTTAACACCCGGAGACAAAAAGATGCCCGGAGCGATTGACAAAGCCCATGAATTGGCCGAAGAAATCCCGGACAGTTTCATCCCGATGCAATTCGAAAACGAGGCGAACCCCGATGCCCACCGGAAATCGACAGCATTGGAAATCAAAGAAGCCGTGGACACCATCGGCCGTCCATTAAAAGGGTTTGTGGCTGCCTCCGGGACCGGAGGTACGATCACCGGAACAGGGGAAACGTTGCGATCCCATTATTCGGATCTCACCATCCATGTTGTCGAACCAAAAGGTTCTCCCGTGTTGTCCGGCGGGAAACCGGGACCTCATAAACTCGTGGGCACTTCCCCGGGATTCGTGCCATCGATCTTAAACGAGGGAATCTATAACCAAATTGATGCCATTAACGACGAAAATGCCTACGAAACCGTTCACGCCCTTGCCCGCGAGGAAGGTATCCTCGTCGGTCCATCGTCAGGCGCGGCTTGCTTTTCGGCACTCGAACTTGCCAAACAATTCCAACCCGGTGAAATTGTCGTGGCCATCGCCTGCGATACCGGTGAGCGGTATTTATCCACAGATTTATTTGAGAAATAG
- a CDS encoding DUF4256 domain-containing protein → MRSNKKELSPEQREELLGALKDRFEKNMHRHKGLEWGQAQAKLEANPEKLWSLSEMERTEGEPDVVAYDEETNEFIFCDCSKESPKGRRSVCYDREALESRKKNKPENNAIDMATAMGVELLTEEQYRELQKLENFDMKTSSWIQTPSDIRELGGAIFCDYRYGQVFVYHNGAESYYGARGFRGSLRV, encoded by the coding sequence ATGAGAAGCAATAAAAAGGAGTTGTCACCAGAACAACGTGAAGAATTACTCGGAGCATTGAAAGACCGTTTTGAGAAAAACATGCACCGCCATAAAGGTCTTGAATGGGGTCAAGCCCAAGCAAAGCTGGAAGCTAATCCTGAAAAGCTATGGTCGCTCAGTGAAATGGAAAGAACTGAAGGTGAACCGGATGTTGTTGCTTATGATGAGGAGACGAACGAATTTATATTCTGCGATTGTTCAAAGGAAAGTCCTAAAGGTCGTAGAAGTGTGTGCTATGATCGTGAAGCATTAGAGTCAAGGAAAAAAAATAAACCAGAAAATAACGCTATCGATATGGCAACTGCCATGGGTGTTGAACTCTTAACAGAAGAACAATATCGGGAGTTGCAGAAACTGGAAAATTTCGATATGAAAACATCAAGTTGGATACAAACACCTTCTGATATTAGAGAACTCGGTGGCGCCATTTTTTGTGATTATCGGTACGGACAAGTTTTCGTTTATCATAACGGAGCGGAATCCTACTATGGTGCCAGAGGGTTCCGTGGCTCGCTAAGGGTCTAA
- a CDS encoding DUF1801 domain-containing protein: MADRVRTVKEVDQFIVDLPNDIQNITVALRKIILHSSPKLREEFKWSMPNYTYNGLVCYLQTSKNHVNLGFHKGNKLQDKDMNKLLQGTGKTMRHIRIKDTEDIQPKAFTSLIQEAVSLNEDEAI, translated from the coding sequence ATGGCAGATAGAGTAAGAACAGTTAAAGAAGTGGATCAGTTTATAGTGGACTTGCCAAATGATATTCAAAACATCACCGTTGCTTTAAGGAAAATCATTCTTCATTCTTCTCCAAAACTTAGAGAAGAATTTAAATGGTCTATGCCGAATTATACGTATAATGGATTGGTCTGTTATCTTCAAACTTCTAAAAACCATGTTAATCTTGGTTTTCATAAAGGGAATAAACTTCAAGATAAGGACATGAACAAATTATTACAAGGTACAGGAAAAACAATGAGACATATTAGAATAAAAGATACCGAAGATATTCAGCCAAAAGCTTTTACCTCACTCATTCAAGAAGCAGTGTCATTAAATGAAGATGAAGCAATTTAG
- a CDS encoding nuclease-related domain-containing protein codes for MAHLVKLEDYISRYESDIHQYPSQFIRLKRERWKRLHRLWAQANQNADSALYVEEDWFPEENKTVLQQALQKLSGIHKKETQEPVKTNTGIDAEYEHLIGKSRTALYDFFYYELLQSQLRWASSSSSEVSVVDSSYRYDSRLRELLRLLPDNYMIFYYPIFKIQQADIQLDVLLFSPSELYCVTYVETPANTLFEVSSRRFWREFRSKTEHKRLNPLLSVKRMEDIARSIFQYNSIDFPIKKAVLLPNALIDNRDFSGNAEMIDHRDYDQWMGKISNHISPMKKEQFHAVEALLNKCKTKGYKRSSEVEANGTYGQ; via the coding sequence ATGGCCCATCTTGTAAAACTGGAAGATTATATATCCCGATACGAAAGCGATATTCACCAATATCCGAGTCAGTTTATCCGTTTAAAACGTGAGCGTTGGAAACGGCTACACCGTTTATGGGCGCAAGCCAACCAAAATGCCGACAGTGCTCTTTACGTAGAAGAAGATTGGTTTCCGGAGGAAAATAAGACTGTTTTGCAACAAGCTTTGCAAAAATTGAGCGGTATTCATAAAAAGGAAACGCAGGAGCCGGTCAAAACAAACACCGGCATTGACGCTGAATACGAGCATCTCATCGGGAAAAGCCGTACGGCATTGTATGATTTTTTTTATTATGAATTGCTTCAATCCCAGCTGCGATGGGCGTCTTCCTCATCGTCGGAAGTGTCTGTGGTAGATAGCAGTTATCGTTATGATAGTCGTTTACGAGAACTCTTGCGGTTGCTCCCGGATAATTACATGATCTTTTATTATCCTATTTTCAAAATACAGCAAGCGGACATTCAATTGGATGTTCTTTTGTTTTCTCCTTCCGAACTTTATTGTGTAACATACGTGGAGACTCCGGCAAATACGTTGTTTGAAGTGAGTTCGCGTCGGTTCTGGCGAGAATTCCGATCGAAAACAGAACATAAACGTTTAAATCCGTTACTGTCCGTGAAAAGAATGGAGGATATTGCTCGTTCTATTTTTCAATATAACAGCATTGATTTTCCGATTAAAAAAGCAGTGTTGTTGCCTAATGCCCTGATTGATAATAGAGATTTTTCCGGCAACGCTGAAATGATTGATCATCGAGATTATGACCAATGGATGGGTAAGATCAGCAACCACATTTCTCCCATGAAAAAAGAACAGTTCCACGCGGTTGAGGCATTGCTGAACAAGTGTAAAACAAAAGGGTATAAGCGGTCGTCGGAGGTTGAAGCAAACGGAACGTATGGCCAATAA
- the trmB gene encoding tRNA (guanosine(46)-N7)-methyltransferase TrmB, which yields MRLRKRPGALDVLRERPDIVPQKPEQLRGQWAVNQPLHVELGTGKGRFLTMMAEKYPSIVFIGMEKMESVLSYAVERTGREDNVRFIHGDVADLQGYFANGEVNRIYLNFTDPWPKNRHEKRRLTYPGFLNLYKEILSPRGAIHLKTDNEDFFTYSVEQFSQTGYHLNNFTLDLHADEPEENVRTEYEQKFVERKQRIFRVEAYLPG from the coding sequence ATGAGATTGAGAAAGCGGCCGGGGGCACTTGATGTACTTCGAGAGCGGCCGGATATTGTGCCGCAAAAACCGGAACAACTTCGTGGGCAATGGGCTGTGAACCAACCGCTTCATGTTGAATTAGGAACCGGCAAGGGGCGTTTTTTAACAATGATGGCCGAGAAGTACCCTTCGATTGTTTTTATAGGCATGGAAAAAATGGAAAGTGTCTTGTCGTATGCGGTCGAACGTACGGGAAGGGAGGACAATGTACGTTTTATACACGGGGATGTTGCTGATCTGCAAGGGTATTTTGCTAATGGAGAAGTAAATCGCATTTATTTAAACTTTACCGATCCATGGCCGAAAAACCGTCATGAAAAACGCCGGCTTACCTATCCGGGTTTTTTAAACTTATATAAAGAGATTTTGTCGCCGCGCGGAGCCATCCATCTGAAAACGGACAATGAAGATTTTTTCACTTACTCCGTGGAGCAATTTTCCCAAACTGGCTATCATCTTAACAACTTTACCCTTGACCTCCACGCGGATGAACCAGAGGAAAATGTGCGAACGGAATATGAGCAAAAGTTTGTGGAACGGAAACAACGGATTTTTCGGGTGGAGGCGTATCTGCCGGGGTAG
- the ftsW gene encoding putative lipid II flippase FtsW — MVERLKSFDWVLIVTVFALSVFGLIMVYSASYPLSIDLFDSSTYYIIRQLIYFGLGILVFAVLMNFRYHYYKTLSPYIIVVSVILLLLVVFIGVSENEATRWINIGGISMQPSELVKLGVIIYLAQVYSQKQKYIDRFATGVAPPLIVVVALFTLILLQPDLGTAVMILLVGGVIVFLSGARFRHLAFLGTLSAAVVLFLVMQADYRMNRIIAFRDPFAYDDSFGLQLIQSYISIANGGLTGTGFGQSVQKLGYLPEAHTDFILAIIAEETGWIGVGFVILCFLVIGFRGLMIGARCKHLFGSLLAYGIVFQLMFQFIFNAGAVSGLLPITGIPLPFVSYGGTSLIVSLASAAILVNISLQNQKDYKRGQAKEESNPKDEPNQQKESLVF, encoded by the coding sequence ATGGTTGAACGGTTAAAGTCTTTTGACTGGGTCTTGATTGTAACCGTATTTGCATTAAGTGTGTTTGGCCTCATCATGGTGTATAGTGCAAGTTACCCGCTTTCTATCGATCTTTTTGATTCATCTACGTATTACATTATTCGTCAACTCATTTATTTTGGATTAGGGATCCTCGTTTTTGCGGTACTTATGAATTTTCGCTACCATTATTATAAAACGTTAAGTCCCTATATCATTGTTGTATCCGTGATTTTGCTGCTTCTCGTTGTGTTTATCGGAGTTTCTGAAAATGAAGCAACCCGTTGGATCAATATCGGTGGGATAAGCATGCAGCCTTCAGAACTCGTGAAGCTCGGGGTGATTATTTATCTGGCCCAAGTGTATTCCCAAAAGCAAAAGTATATTGATCGTTTCGCGACAGGTGTGGCTCCTCCGTTAATTGTCGTCGTCGCTTTATTCACGCTCATCCTATTGCAGCCGGACCTGGGTACGGCGGTAATGATTCTCCTTGTCGGCGGTGTTATCGTATTTTTATCCGGTGCTCGCTTTCGGCATCTTGCTTTTCTCGGAACACTTTCAGCGGCTGTCGTTCTTTTTCTAGTGATGCAAGCGGATTACCGCATGAACCGAATCATCGCATTTCGCGATCCATTCGCTTATGATGACAGTTTCGGTTTGCAGCTTATTCAGTCCTACATATCCATTGCAAATGGCGGCCTCACCGGAACGGGCTTTGGACAAAGTGTTCAGAAGTTAGGGTATTTGCCGGAAGCTCATACCGATTTTATTTTAGCCATTATTGCGGAGGAAACGGGGTGGATCGGTGTTGGTTTTGTCATTCTCTGCTTTTTGGTTATTGGTTTTAGAGGTCTTATGATAGGGGCGCGTTGTAAACATTTGTTTGGTTCTTTGCTTGCTTATGGGATTGTTTTCCAGTTGATGTTTCAATTTATATTCAATGCTGGCGCGGTAAGCGGATTGCTACCGATCACCGGCATTCCGCTCCCATTCGTCAGCTATGGGGGAACCTCCTTAATCGTTTCCCTCGCTAGTGCGGCGATTCTGGTAAACATATCCTTGCAAAATCAGAAGGATTATAAACGTGGACAAGCAAAAGAAGAATCGAATCCAAAAGATGAACCGAATCAACAAAAAGAAAGTCTCGTTTTCTGA